The Klebsiella aerogenes KCTC 2190 region CTGGCGTGCCGGAAACGAGAATTTCCCCACCGCCGCTACCGCCTTCCGGGCCGAGGTCGACAATCCAGTCGGCGGTTTTAATCACGTCGAGGTTGTGCTCAATGACCACGATGGTATTGCCCTGATCGCGTAGCTGATGCAGCACGTCCAGCAGCTGCTGAATATCGGCGAAATGCAGACCGGTGGTCGGTTCATCAAGGATATACAGCGTCTGGCCGGTACCGCGCTTGGAGAGTTCGCGCGCCAGCTTCACGCGCTGGGCTTCACCGCCGGAGAGCGTGGTTGCCGACTGGCCGAGACGAATATAGGTCAGACCAACATCCATCAGGGTTTGCAGCTTACGCGCCAGCGCCGGCACGGCATCAAAGAATTCGCGCGCTTCTTCGATGGTCATATCCAGCACTTCGTGGATAGTTTTGCCTTTGTACTTAATTTCCAGCGTTTCGCGGTTATAGCGTTTGCCTTTGCACTGGTCGCACGGCACATAGATATCCGGCAGGAAGTGCATCTCAACCTTGATCACTCCGTCGCCCTGACAGGCTTCGCAGCGGCCGCCGCGGACGTTAAAACTGAAGCGGCCCGGCGTATAGCCGCGTGAACGTGATTCCGGAACACCGGCGAACAGTTCGCGCACCGGCGTAAACACGCCGGTATAGGTTGCCGGGTTTGAACGTGGCGTACGGCCAATCGGGCTCTGGTCGATATCGATGACTTTATCGAAGTGCTCCAGCCCCTGAACATCGCGATACGGCGCAGGCTCGGCAATCGTCGCGCCGTTCAACTGGCGCTGGGCGATGGGGAACAGGGTATCGTTAATCAGCGTTGATTTACCGGAACCGGAAACGCCGGTAATGCAGGTAAACAGGCCGACAGGCAACGTTAGCGTCACATCCTTGAGGTTATTGCCCCGTGCGCCGGTCAGTTTCAGCACTTTTTCCGGATCGGCGGCGACGCGCTGTTTCGGCACTTCGATTTTGCGTTTACCGCTCATGTACTGCCCGGTGAGCGATTCTGGTACCGCCATAATGGCGTCCAGCGGCCCTTCGGCCACCACCTGGCCGCCGTGAACCCCAGCGCCGGGACCGATGTCGATGACGTGATCGGCGGCGCGAATGGCGTCTTCGTCATGTTCAACGACAATGACCGTGTTGCCCAGATTACGCAGGTGGATAAGCGTACCGAGCAGGCGTTCGTTATCACGCTGGTGCAGGCCGATGGAGGGCTCATCCAGCACGTACATCACGCCAACCAGCCCCGCGCCAATCTGGCTCGCCAGACGAATACGCTGCGCTTCACCGCCGGAGAGCGTCTCCGCCGAACGAGAGAGCGTCAGGTAGTTCAGACCGACGTTGACGAGGAATTTCAGACGATCGCCAATCTCTTTCAGCACTTTCTCAGCGATTTGCGCCCGCTGCCCGGACAGCTTCAGGTTGTTGAAGAAGTCCATCGCGTGGCCGATGCTCATATCGGAAATGGTCGGCAGCGGTGTGTTCTCCACAAACACGTGGCGCGCTTCGCGGCGCAGACGTGTGCCTTCGCAGCTGGCGCACGGACGGTTGCTGATGAATTTCGCCAGCTCTTCGCGCACCGCGCTGGATTCCGTCTCTTTGTAACGGCGCTCCATGTTGTGCAGCACGCCTTCAAACGGATGGCGGCGTACTGACGTGTCGCCGCGGTCGTTCATGTATTTGAATTCAATATTCTCTTTACCTGAACCGTACAGCACGACTTTCTGAACATTAGCGCTGAGGGTGCCCCAGGGCGCTTCGACATCAAACTTATAGTGATCCGCCAGCGACTTCAGCATCTGGAAATAGTAGAAGTTGCGGCGATCCCAGCCGCGGATGGCGCCGCCAGCCAGCGATAGCTCCGGATTCTGAATCACCCGATCGGGATCGAAATACTGTTGAACGCCAAGGCCGTCGCAGGTCGGGCAGGCCCCTGCCGGGTTGTTGAAGGAGAACAGACGCGGCTCCAGTTCGCGCATGCTATAGCCGCAAATCGGGCAAGCGAAGTTCGCCGAGAACAGCAGTTCTTCCGCTTTACTGTCATCCATGTTGGAAACAATGGCGGTGCCGCCTGAGAGCTCCAGCGCGGTTTCGAAAGACTCCGCCAGACGCTGCGCCAGATCGTCACGTACTTTGAAGCGATCGATAACCACTTCGATCGTGTGTTTCTTTTGCAGCTCTAACTTCGGCGGATCCGAAAGATCGCAGACTTCGCCATCGATCCGCGCGCGAATGTAGCCCTGGCTGGCAAGGTTTTCCAGCGTTTTGGTGTGCTCGCCCTTACGCTCTTTAATAATGGGCGCCAGCAGCATCAGGCGCTGACCTTCCGGCTGTGAGAGCACGTTATCGACCATCTGGCTGACGGTTTGCGCGGCCAGCGGGACGTCGTGGTCCGGGCAACGCGGTTCGCCGACGCGGGCGTACAGCAGTCGCAGATAGTCGTGGATTTCAGTAATGGTGCCTACCGTCGAACGCGGGTTGTGGGAGGTCGATTTCTGTTCGATAGAAATCGCCGGCGACAGCCCTTCGATATGATCGACGTCCGGTTTCTCCATCAGCGACAGGAACTGTCGCGCATAGGCGGAGAGCGATTCGACGTAGCGACGCTGGCCTTCGGCGTACAGGGTGTCGAAAGCGAGTGAGGATTTGCCAGACCCAGAAAGCCCGGTGACGACAATGAGTTTGTCGCGCGGGATGACCAAGTTGATGTTTTTGAGATTATGGGTGCGGGCGCCCCGAACTTCGATCTTATCCATTCACCTTTCCCGGTAGGTAGATACACGGATTGCCTGGTTTGTTTGAAGGACAAACGGCAGAAACGGCTAATTATGACACAACTTAACCTGTCTGGATATACAGTATTGGAATGGCGCTGCAGTAAGAGGGTGAAAAATTGCATAGCGGCGGGATGTTTTCTGGAATTGGCTTCGCAGCTATCAAATTGCCCCTTTGTGGTGTTAGAATTCCCGGTTTACACTTATACAAAACGTATTATTCAGGAGATTCGATCATGGCCAGCAGAGGCGTAAACAAGGTGATTCTCGTCGGTAATCTGGGGCAGGACCCGGAAGTACGCTACATGCCAAGTGGCGGCGCTGTCGCCAACTTCACGCTGGCAACTTCCGAATCCTGGCGCGATAAGCAAACCGGCGAAATGAAAGAGCAGACTGAATGGCACCGCGTTGTGTTGTTCGGCAAACTAGCGGAAGTCGCTGGCGAATACCTGCGTAAAGGTTCTCAGGTTTATATCGAAGGCCAGCTGCGCACCCGTAAATGGACCGATCAGTCCGGTCAGGACAAGTACACCACTGAAATCGTGGTAAACGTCGGCGGCACCATGCAGATGCTGGGCGGCCGTCAGGGCGGCGGCGCACCGGCAGGCGGCGGCCAGCAGCAGGGCGGTTGGGGTCAGCCTCAGCAGCCGCAGGGCGGCAACCAGTTCAGCGGCGGCGCGCAGTCTCGTCCGCAGCAGCAGGCCCCGGCAGCGCCATCTAACGAACCGCCGATGGACTTCGACGACGATATTCCGTTCTAAGTGCGCAGTTTTTCTTTCTAAATCAAATGATTAACTCAATCTTCTGAGTTAATCATGGGTTGTTGGAAAGCCTATTGCAAGCCTGACTTATCCTTACCCAGTAATGGGTTTGAACCTCGAAAGAGGGAGGGGAGTGTAGCATGTCAGGAAAAGGCTGGTTGCGGGGAAATAACCTACTTTGCGCCAGCCATTGCAAGTCCTATATGGTTAACCGCTCACATGTTTCACCCATGGTGAGTATACCGATTGATAAACTATCCAGGATTTCGGGTTCGCTTTCAGCCAGTTTCGTGTTTTCTCACTCTTGTGAATAATAAAGTTATCCAAGATAAGCGTTATCGTTTTTGCCCGGCGATACGTCGCTTTCAGATGTTCCCACAGGCTGATAATTAATACTACTGCCGCTCACGTAGCTGACCTTTCCTGAACTGCTGTGCAACGCCCCTGCCAGATAATCTTATTCAAGAAAATGAATACGGGAATTGCAGCATTGGATAAAGGACTCAGTATGTTGAGTGGCCAAGTTTCAAAACAGGAGGATTATTAGTTAATTGCCGACTTAGCCTAAATAAAACGGCTACACAATATTTCTAAGCCTGGAGGTATTTAACGAATTCAAATCAATGTTTCCGGGAAGAGATAATAATGCAGCAAAAATATGCGACTTCTATCTACAGATAACCACTAATACCATTTGTTGTATTTTATATAGACAATAGAAACAATGACTATCCACAGGGCGCTCAGTATTGCCGCGTAATTTGGGATAAAACGCACAAAAATATAAATCCCCGCGACAATAAGAACGGCAGGTATTAGGTAGAAAAATGACTGAATAAGCCACAGGAACGCACGCTTCATTTTCTCAAGATCTCATACAAAGCATCACCGATTTTTTCTTCGTTATTATCTCCAGAGTTTATTTGATAAATTATCTCCGACATTTGCGGCTCAATATGAAAATAAAGCATTTCAATATTTTCTTTATACAGTGCTTGATAGTAAGCAGGAGCCTGAAACTTGAGTCTGTTAGCTGCGGATGCGGCTATCTGTGCTTTAGCATAGAGCGTTGTTCCGTTCACAAACCATGCCGAAAAGGAGTTAACGAGTTTGATATGGGTCTGTTTAAAATCCCTGCTGCTAATGACTAAATTAGCAATGGTAAGTGACAGCGCTAACTTGCTGGCTTTAACTGACGAATGTTCTGCTGCTTTGCCTAACAATTTTTGAATGTGGGCTACGAGGCTATTGCTTTTTTGCTCGCCGAGCCTGGTAAGAGTTTTCCGAAAATATATTTCAACCATGTCCAGAGTGACATCGCCTCTGTCATAAATTTCACCTAAGGCCATAACCAATCGTTTGTCCTCTCGCCATGTGTCACGGCAGGAACTGCGATAGTATTCGTCTGGCATAAGGCATGCGCTATAATTGACTAGCCGCTCTGCGCCTGGTTTCACCTTTTCGATTGTAGACATATGGTTGGCGTGCATGTTTCTTAATGACTTTGTTAATGTAATAGCTAATTGCTTGTTTGATTACATTTTCAATTGCAAATAGGTTTGTGCCATTTTATATAGCCTTGCTGTATCATTATCATTCAATAATTTATCATGGTTGCCAGAGAGGGCAAGAAGGAAGATGAGAAAAACAAAAAACTGCTGATTTATGTTCCAATTGTTATTATTTTCTTTCTCATTATACCGGAGATCATTTTACGTACATTGTCATCGGATCAGCTCGGGCGGGTTAGTGATTTCACTAGTCTGGGGGGCTGCTTAATCCCCTCCTTTCCCTGCTCATTTTTCTTGGACTTTTTTCCATCATTTTAGCTGTAATCACCGTGTCTGTAGTGGGTAAGATCTTCCGTTGGCTTTGTTGAATAGATCAGTTTTTGGGTAAGCGTCCCCGTAGCGGTCGGGTTTTCTGGCAATATGCACGCTTTCTGGCATACCGACCTTTGTTATTTTGTTCAATGCACGCACTATGACCAGAGCCTCAGCTACCTGAGCATCGTAATCGCGCAGCGCAGGGAAAAGTCCATTAGGGCAAAAATGGAATCGATAAATCCCTGTACAGTCCACAGAATCAGCCGGAATACACGTTTAATCACCAGAACAGTGGTGATGGCGAGATCAGAATAGCGCTGAGGTCGCCCCCGTGATGACGGTGTTGCAGCTTCGTACCATGCCTTAACCACTTCATCGTCCAGCCAGAAGGTGATGGAGATACGGTTGGGGGAGGGCAATCATTCCATTAACGCCAGTTGCAGTTCAAAAATATAAAGTTTTCTCCATATAGCAGCATTAAAACCATTGAAAAATATTACAAAAGACAATTAAAAATAAATTAAAATAATGATTTAGATGTATTTTTATATTAAAGTTTAATTCACAGGTAATCAGAACCCTTTTAAGGTTCTCCTTATTACCTACTGCCTATGCAGTAAGCCAACAAAAAGCCCCGAGTGTTCGGGGCTTTTTCGTTTCAGGCCCTCAGGTTGCCGGGGCCGAAGCTTCAGGAGCGGTTGGCGGAACTGTGTCTGGCTGCGGCTTACCCGTTCCAGGCTCGGGTAGCGGCGCGGCGGTCGCTTTTTGTTTACGGGCGATATCATCCATAATCAGCCGATACGCAATGTAGTATTTATAGATATTGCTGACGTAGGTCACCGTCTCAGCGCCGATCTTCTCTGCTGCGAGATTCTCGACGTTGCCAAACCAGATATTTGGGTCAAAGCCGCGTTTTTGGGTTTCCGTACGTAGACGCGCGATGCGTGCCGGCCCGGCATTGTAAGAAGCAAACGAAAACAGCGCCTTATCAAGCGGCGTCATCGGTTGGTCGCCATAGTAATGATCGATCATCCAGCGCATATACTTAACGCCGGCATGAATGTTGGGGTCGATTTTTTTGATATCGCCAACCTTCAATTCCTTGCCGGTCGCGGGCATGACCTGCATTACGCCGATTGCGCCGACGTGGCTGCGTACCGATTGATTGAGCCGCGATTCCTGATATCCCTGGGCGGCCATCAGCAGCCAGTCGACATCATAGCGTTCGCCATATTTTCTAAAAATTTCCACCATCTGCAAAAACTTAGCGCGCTCTCTGTTGGCTGCGGCGTTTTTAACGTAGGTCGCGCTTTTCAGGTAGCGCAGCAGAATGGTGTTGCCCAACGTACTTCCCTGACGATTGTGCTTCACGAAGTTATTCAGTTCCGCGAGAAGCTGTGGGTTATCTTTGCGCACAGCCCAGGCGATGCTGCCGCCATCCCGCAGCACAATGTTTTCATGCACCTGAATTTTTGGAAACACCTGTTTCCAGAAAAGCGCCTTATGGCGATCCACTACGATCAGGGGAATCAGGCCGGCATTGAGCATTTCGAGAAGATCCTCATCTTCGAGTGCCTCTGGCGCTTCCTGCAGAATAACCGGCGGCAGCGACGCTTTAGCGAAGCGGGCGTTAAGCGTCTGCAAGCTTTCGTAATAGCTGGAGGAGCGGCGGACAAACACGGTTTTACCGGAAAGCTGCTCCAGGTTTTTCACGTCGGGCGATGATGGCCCCGATACCAACAGTTCTTTGACATCGCTATAGAGCGGGGTGGTAAAGGCGACCTGCTCCTGACGCGACGAGGTGATCGTGAGATTGGCGGCGGCGATATCCCCCTTGCCTTCATTTAGCGCTTTGAACAGGTTATCCCGCGTGACCGGGATGAAAACGATCCGCACTTTGAGGTGTTTCTGCTTCAGCTTCTTCTCTTTTGCGAGCTGATTATTGAGATCTTTTTCTAAAGCGATGAAAAGATCGTGGGTAGCGCCGCGTTGGGTACCTTTGTCGATAAAAAAGAATGTCTTGCTGTAAGTCGTTAGCACTCGGATCGCCCGTCGGTTGATCATGTCGGGAAGATCGCCTTTTTGCGGCTGCATGATGTGATCCATATTGATAGCCAGTTCAGCTTTATCATTTTGCGACGGCGGCGGTTTTTCCGTCGAAGATACCGGGGCTGAGACGGCAAACAGTAAGGCGAGAAGGCAGGCGGAAAGCGTCGCCAGGCGACGCTGAAAACCGAAGATGTTCATGATGCGACACTCTGCAGGGAGATGGTTATATTTTAGACAATGCATACGCTCTCCCGCGTCTTTTTCTGCCTACTTCCATTGCGTCGGTACGGCGGAAGAGGTATTACCGTTTCCGCTATAATACAAAAGAAGGAGGTACGGCCCTCCCTGTAGAATATTTTTTATTTGTGATCGCTAATCACTTATTTAACCTGATGGACTATCAAAATGATATTTTTGTCTGTTATTTAAAATCTATTGTAAGGTTATTTATAGACTCTGCATGGTTATGTTTTTTTAGTATTAATACATAATTCGTAGAAAGCCCGGATTAGCTTACTTCATGAGTGGTATGACCGATGTGTACCAGCCTCGTTCTATATCACACTATTAATAAGCTACCTTGCGGATAACGACCAGGAGTGCTATCACTAAATTCCCCGCCACAGATTTTACTTACAAGGATGGAAGATGAAATGGACTATTCTTAACACCCTTATCTGCCCGCATACCGGCGTTGCGTTCTCGTCAATATCGGGGCTGCGGTTTCTGAAGTTTATTATCTGGTATGAAGCCGATCTTTTATTGCTTCCCGGTGAAACAATGAAACTTTTTTCCTCTAAAGTTTTAATTAATGATCAATATCATTCATTAAAAATTTATAACATTACGCGTTATGACGATAAACAGTGGGAAACGTTAAGAGAGCGGCCAATCTGCCCGTACAATTTTGAAGCCGCGGAACCAGAATCTTGTCTTTATCAATCATATTGTGCAGTTAAGCGCTGCCCAAACGAGCGTCTACGGCCGCAGTTATGCGAACAATATTAGCCGGGGGCGCGGGGAAGGTCCTCACTGTTGCTGAAAATAAAAAAGCTTCCCGTAGGAAGCTTTTTTATCAGGTCATCATCATTGGCCATTCTGGTGGCGTCTGACTCATGACTTCAACCATGACGTCTTTAATGTTGCCCCAGATTTTGGCGACATCCACCATGGTGATGCCTAACAAGCCGGTAGCAAACCAACAGGCGGCAGCGAGGCCCAGACAGCTACAAATAATCGCTAAACCGGCATAGTCGCTTTTACGTAATTGAATATTCAGCGAGCTGGCCAGGAACATCAATACTGCGCTCACCAGGGGCCAGCGCAAAAGAACGACACTGGTAGTAATGGAAGCCATTAACTTATCCTATCTCTCAATGAAAGTCGGGGACCTTAGACAACCTGGCGCGATTATCAATTAATGAGACGCTCTGGCTATCTGGGGGCACTTCAGGGAGTGATGAAACGATAGTTTTGTTTCATCAACTTGTGTGAACTATATCACATTTGCTGATTTATTCGCCAGACAAAAAATGACCTTTTTTGACATTTAAAAACCATAAAATAACTGTGGTTAATGCCGAGGGGATGTACGCCAGCTTGTCTGGCGTCTGTTTTTCGACGCTGCTAAGGGCTGGGCGTAGACTGCCGATAATTGTTCTACGGGTTTTGTTACTTATTACGAGTAATTGTACGGAGAAACCGAATTAGTAAGTGGCTAGTGTCTTAATTATTACGAGAATGTTTCTCGATCCATCTATAAGTAAGTATGATTCATCATTATTAGGTGTGAGGTTTTTACATAAACGTGTTCGTTGCTGAAATTCGCTGTTTTTTATAACAGTCGGTAATGCCTGGTTTTTGCCCTTATACCGTGATTGAGGCGTATCGCATGGATAAAAAGCGGAAATGAGTCGTAGCGCGCCGCATAAGGCGTTCAAAATATTCTTCACCATACTGGTGGTTGTGCTGCCGGTGGTGTTGGCGTTGTGGTTCGCGCAAATTAGAGCCCGGGAAGAAATCTCCGATAGATTGCAGTCGTTTTCGCAGCTGGCGTTGCAAAAAACGGAAATGGTCATTCATGAATCCGAGCAGGCGCGCGAAAAGGCCATGCAGTTTACAGGGGTATTATGTTCCCCGCAGCATCAGCATTACATGTTGAATATTGTCCGCGGATTGCTGTATGTCGATGACCTGATTTACGCGAACGGTAACAAATTCATCTGTTCTACTGCAGTTCATCCCGAAGAGGGGTGGAGAATAGCCGCGGCGAATTACACCCGCCAGCCCGACGTCTCTATTTACTACTACCGCGATACGCCGTTTTATCCGGGCTATGATATGAATTATATGCAGCGCGGCCATTATGCCGTGGTGGTTAATCCTCTCTCTTATAGCTCGGTTATTTCCAGTGATAGAGACTTAGCCTACGGCGTCTTCGATACCAAAACGAATATGTTTTTCTCAGTGAGTAAAAACGTTGATGCCAGGGAACTACACCGCCTTATCCGCCACGAAGACGCTTTTTTTAATCAGGA contains the following coding sequences:
- the uvrA gene encoding excinuclease ABC subunit UvrA; protein product: MDKIEVRGARTHNLKNINLVIPRDKLIVVTGLSGSGKSSLAFDTLYAEGQRRYVESLSAYARQFLSLMEKPDVDHIEGLSPAISIEQKSTSHNPRSTVGTITEIHDYLRLLYARVGEPRCPDHDVPLAAQTVSQMVDNVLSQPEGQRLMLLAPIIKERKGEHTKTLENLASQGYIRARIDGEVCDLSDPPKLELQKKHTIEVVIDRFKVRDDLAQRLAESFETALELSGGTAIVSNMDDSKAEELLFSANFACPICGYSMRELEPRLFSFNNPAGACPTCDGLGVQQYFDPDRVIQNPELSLAGGAIRGWDRRNFYYFQMLKSLADHYKFDVEAPWGTLSANVQKVVLYGSGKENIEFKYMNDRGDTSVRRHPFEGVLHNMERRYKETESSAVREELAKFISNRPCASCEGTRLRREARHVFVENTPLPTISDMSIGHAMDFFNNLKLSGQRAQIAEKVLKEIGDRLKFLVNVGLNYLTLSRSAETLSGGEAQRIRLASQIGAGLVGVMYVLDEPSIGLHQRDNERLLGTLIHLRNLGNTVIVVEHDEDAIRAADHVIDIGPGAGVHGGQVVAEGPLDAIMAVPESLTGQYMSGKRKIEVPKQRVAADPEKVLKLTGARGNNLKDVTLTLPVGLFTCITGVSGSGKSTLINDTLFPIAQRQLNGATIAEPAPYRDVQGLEHFDKVIDIDQSPIGRTPRSNPATYTGVFTPVRELFAGVPESRSRGYTPGRFSFNVRGGRCEACQGDGVIKVEMHFLPDIYVPCDQCKGKRYNRETLEIKYKGKTIHEVLDMTIEEAREFFDAVPALARKLQTLMDVGLTYIRLGQSATTLSGGEAQRVKLARELSKRGTGQTLYILDEPTTGLHFADIQQLLDVLHQLRDQGNTIVVIEHNLDVIKTADWIVDLGPEGGSGGGEILVSGTPETVAECEASHTARFLKPLLK
- the ssb1 gene encoding single-stranded DNA-binding protein SSB1 produces the protein MASRGVNKVILVGNLGQDPEVRYMPSGGAVANFTLATSESWRDKQTGEMKEQTEWHRVVLFGKLAEVAGEYLRKGSQVYIEGQLRTRKWTDQSGQDKYTTEIVVNVGGTMQMLGGRQGGGAPAGGGQQQGGWGQPQQPQGGNQFSGGAQSRPQQQAPAAPSNEPPMDFDDDIPF
- a CDS encoding lytic transglycosylase F — translated: MNIFGFQRRLATLSACLLALLFAVSAPVSSTEKPPPSQNDKAELAINMDHIMQPQKGDLPDMINRRAIRVLTTYSKTFFFIDKGTQRGATHDLFIALEKDLNNQLAKEKKLKQKHLKVRIVFIPVTRDNLFKALNEGKGDIAAANLTITSSRQEQVAFTTPLYSDVKELLVSGPSSPDVKNLEQLSGKTVFVRRSSSYYESLQTLNARFAKASLPPVILQEAPEALEDEDLLEMLNAGLIPLIVVDRHKALFWKQVFPKIQVHENIVLRDGGSIAWAVRKDNPQLLAELNNFVKHNRQGSTLGNTILLRYLKSATYVKNAAANRERAKFLQMVEIFRKYGERYDVDWLLMAAQGYQESRLNQSVRSHVGAIGVMQVMPATGKELKVGDIKKIDPNIHAGVKYMRWMIDHYYGDQPMTPLDKALFSFASYNAGPARIARLRTETQKRGFDPNIWFGNVENLAAEKIGAETVTYVSNIYKYYIAYRLIMDDIARKQKATAAPLPEPGTGKPQPDTVPPTAPEASAPAT
- the iraM gene encoding anti-adapter protein IraM; translated protein: MKWTILNTLICPHTGVAFSSISGLRFLKFIIWYEADLLLLPGETMKLFSSKVLINDQYHSLKIYNITRYDDKQWETLRERPICPYNFEAAEPESCLYQSYCAVKRCPNERLRPQLCEQY
- a CDS encoding YjcB family protein translates to MASITTSVVLLRWPLVSAVLMFLASSLNIQLRKSDYAGLAIICSCLGLAAACWFATGLLGITMVDVAKIWGNIKDVMVEVMSQTPPEWPMMMT